One window of Acropora palmata chromosome 1, jaAcrPala1.3, whole genome shotgun sequence genomic DNA carries:
- the LOC141877248 gene encoding lipopolysaccharide-induced tumor necrosis factor-alpha factor homolog, with amino-acid sequence MSEEERTHLVSQKAEREDSENLTTDGTESSGDAETAYEDVPVYVTCPHCNEKIVTRTNFKSGKYTYWTSACLCIFQCYCCMWIPFILDGLKNVIHTCPKCGSKLGEYTRFRMDRIWQKKKKHRQTQHNYTRG; translated from the exons ATGTCAGAGGAGGAAAGAACGCACCTGGTCTCTCAAAAAGCAGAAAGAGAAGATTCCGAGAATTTGACGACAGATGGTACGGAATCTTCCGGCGATGCCGAGACAGCATATGAAGATGTCCCAGTGTATGTTACTTGTCCacattgtaatgaaaaaatagtTACAAGAACCAACTTCAAATCTGGCAAATATACTTATTGGACGTCGGCGTGCCTTTGTATATTTCA ATGTTactgttgtatgtggattccATTTATACTTGATGGTCTCAAAAACGTCATTCACACGTGTCCAAAGTGCGGCTCCAAGCTTGGTGAATACACTCGCTTCAGAATGGATCGCATCtggcagaaaaagaaaaaacaccgACAAACGCAGCACAATTACACCAGAGGTTGA